The following are from one region of the Stenotrophomonas lactitubi genome:
- a CDS encoding response regulator transcription factor: MKILIIDCDQATVSSVFNYMEPRGHLLDVAREGTTGLHLATSNYHDALIIGWADPQIDGPGLVRTMRQNYYIPSPALMLTERAEVSDKVRAFRSGADDYLTKPFEPAELEVRLEALVARSRGTVARNRLVVGDLTLDLSTLEVSRAGRMIHLYPACRKLLHLLMLESPAAVSRERLEYAVWASDPPDLDLLRSQISSLRQSIDRPFEEKLIQTVPRFGYRLAAGGNYQNHRHQATALSEAGESAPR; encoded by the coding sequence ATGAAAATCCTAATTATCGATTGCGATCAAGCTACGGTGAGTAGTGTCTTCAACTACATGGAGCCGAGAGGGCATCTTCTGGATGTCGCAAGGGAAGGCACCACTGGCCTTCATCTCGCCACCTCCAACTATCATGATGCACTGATCATTGGTTGGGCTGATCCCCAGATCGATGGACCAGGGTTGGTCCGCACCATGCGCCAGAACTACTACATACCATCGCCGGCATTGATGCTGACAGAGCGTGCGGAGGTTTCCGACAAGGTCAGAGCTTTTCGATCAGGCGCAGATGACTATCTTACCAAGCCATTCGAACCGGCCGAGCTGGAGGTTCGACTCGAGGCGTTGGTCGCTCGATCGCGAGGAACGGTAGCTAGAAATCGTCTCGTAGTGGGCGACCTAACTCTGGATCTTTCCACGTTAGAGGTGTCTAGAGCGGGAAGGATGATCCATCTCTATCCTGCCTGCCGAAAGCTGCTTCACTTGTTGATGCTGGAGAGCCCTGCTGCAGTGTCAAGGGAGAGACTTGAGTATGCAGTGTGGGCCAGCGATCCGCCTGATCTGGATCTTCTGAGGTCCCAGATTTCCAGCCTGCGCCAAAGCATTGACAGGCCATTTGAAGAAAAATTGATTCAAACGGTGCCACGGTTTGGCTATCGCTTGGCTGCTGGTGGTAACTACCAGAACCACAGGCACCAGGCGACTGCCCTCAGTGAGGCGGGCGAGTCGGCCCCACGCTGA
- a CDS encoding MerR family transcriptional regulator has product MGVSRPAVAGLEKGLESRYQPCSPYKVKPMPSHLTIGQLARQTGTKAETIRYYEKIGLLQPPLRSEGNYRYYGAQDQRRLSFVRRARELGFSIEQIRELIAFGEQREHECSSVDDVVKAHIADITRRIRDLQALQGELERMIGNCPGGRVADCRVLEALQPVSDA; this is encoded by the coding sequence ATGGGTGTCTCCCGCCCGGCAGTGGCTGGGCTTGAAAAAGGGTTGGAGAGTCGTTATCAACCCTGTAGCCCCTACAAGGTCAAGCCCATGCCCAGCCACCTCACCATCGGCCAGCTGGCCCGCCAGACCGGCACCAAGGCCGAAACCATCCGCTATTACGAAAAGATCGGCCTGCTGCAGCCGCCGTTGCGCTCGGAGGGGAACTACCGCTACTACGGCGCGCAGGACCAGAGGCGTCTGTCGTTCGTGCGCCGCGCCCGCGAGCTTGGCTTCTCCATCGAGCAGATCCGTGAGTTGATTGCCTTTGGTGAACAGCGGGAGCACGAGTGCAGCTCGGTGGACGATGTGGTGAAAGCGCACATCGCGGACATCACGCGCAGGATCCGAGACCTGCAGGCGCTGCAGGGCGAGCTGGAGCGGATGATCGGCAATTGCCCGGGCGGCCGCGTAGCCGATTGCAGGGTGCTGGAAGCCCTGCAGCCTGTTTCCGATGCTTAA
- a CDS encoding cation transporter, with amino-acid sequence MDHCCGHKRQELEALALHSAQRRVLAAVLIVNLAMFFIEFGAGIVAHSSALQADAVDMLGDAIVYGLSLWAVNRGARWEAGAALAKGLLILAFFVFIVVEVFSKLIHGVPPSSGLMLGFGAIALVANLVCLALLWRFRSLNINMKSTFECSRNDVTANIGVLVAAGGVALTGSGWPDIAAGAVIALLFLKSALGVIGEAWPAWRAAVKYLRN; translated from the coding sequence ATGGACCACTGCTGCGGCCACAAGCGCCAGGAACTGGAAGCGCTGGCCCTCCACAGTGCGCAGCGGCGCGTACTGGCGGCGGTACTCATCGTCAACCTGGCGATGTTCTTCATCGAGTTCGGCGCAGGCATCGTGGCGCACTCCAGTGCCCTGCAGGCCGACGCAGTGGACATGCTGGGCGACGCGATCGTGTACGGCCTTAGCCTGTGGGCGGTTAACCGGGGGGCGCGCTGGGAGGCCGGTGCAGCCCTCGCCAAGGGGCTGCTGATCCTGGCCTTCTTTGTCTTCATCGTGGTGGAAGTGTTCAGCAAGCTGATCCACGGCGTGCCGCCTTCCAGCGGCTTGATGCTGGGGTTTGGAGCCATCGCGCTGGTGGCCAATCTGGTGTGCCTGGCACTGCTGTGGCGGTTCCGGTCGCTCAACATCAACATGAAGAGCACCTTCGAGTGTTCCCGCAATGATGTCACCGCCAACATCGGTGTGCTGGTGGCTGCCGGTGGCGTTGCGCTGACCGGAAGCGGCTGGCCGGACATCGCAGCAGGCGCGGTGATCGCGCTGCTGTTCCTGAAATCCGCGCTGGGCGTGATCGGCGAGGCGTGGCCCGCGTGGCGTGCAGCGGTGAAGTATCTACGCAATTGA
- a CDS encoding restriction endonuclease, giving the protein MIDPPLPEDWRELQRGVCRLFNEIGLTADVEVTLTTPRGAVTVDVFAVDNQSVDKIQYIVECKNWSSAIPQSVVHSFTTVMHETGANIGFIVSKHGLQAGAIQYTDSTNIIGLTYYDIQKRYFSVWWQKVFCSKVADAAEYVNQYVEPINSRRERFVSDLPAHQVAEFRELQRRYAAFGMLMWLMDIGNVVAQYRGNPPPDIDHYKSNLQDALGLEFAFRSELFRDLLAEMCLKLQEIEQQFHAFFGENIFLREF; this is encoded by the coding sequence ATGATTGACCCTCCATTGCCAGAGGACTGGCGCGAGCTTCAGCGAGGAGTTTGCCGTCTCTTCAACGAAATAGGCCTTACAGCTGACGTGGAGGTCACTCTCACTACGCCTCGCGGCGCCGTTACCGTAGACGTATTCGCCGTTGACAACCAGAGTGTAGACAAAATTCAGTACATCGTTGAATGCAAGAACTGGAGTTCAGCTATCCCTCAATCTGTGGTTCATTCCTTTACGACAGTGATGCACGAGACGGGCGCAAACATTGGATTCATCGTCTCAAAGCACGGACTGCAGGCCGGGGCTATTCAGTACACTGATAGCACCAACATCATTGGCCTAACCTATTACGATATTCAAAAGCGCTATTTCAGCGTTTGGTGGCAAAAGGTTTTCTGCTCAAAGGTCGCAGATGCAGCAGAGTACGTGAATCAGTACGTTGAGCCAATCAATAGCCGGCGGGAGCGATTCGTAAGTGACCTTCCTGCGCACCAGGTTGCGGAATTCCGTGAACTGCAGAGGCGATATGCGGCGTTCGGCATGTTGATGTGGCTGATGGACATAGGGAATGTGGTCGCGCAGTACAGGGGAAATCCGCCTCCTGACATCGATCACTACAAGAGCAACCTCCAGGATGCTCTCGGACTGGAGTTCGCTTTCCGCTCCGAGCTATTCAGGGATCTGCTTGCGGAGATGTGCCTAAAGCTTCAAGAGATCGAGCAGCAGTTCCATGCGTTCTTCGGTGAAAACATCTTTCTCCGCGAATTCTAA